The following proteins are co-located in the Bordetella bronchialis genome:
- a CDS encoding polysaccharide biosynthesis tyrosine autokinase → MKQPPLQLEYANTGAATPDTPMMSYVDVLLANRFMIIVVTVLATLIGVAYYMVKPPVYQSDIAVQVEEELPTGQRTSTLSDVSSIFDIKQAASGEMEILRSRMVVGHAVDYYQLYVHASPDYFPVIGRWLAKRHESFALPEAVTSAIPGGWAWGGERIQVNRIDVPDDLIGKKLRVVALGGGAYELIDPVHDRRFEGRVGQLERFEVPGGAIEVQIDTLQARPETNFTIVRDSRLEAIESLQARMGIFERGRQSNVIGVTLQGQEPVLTAAVLNEIGQEYVRQNINRKTAQAEKSLAFLDQQLPVLKKQLEESETRYNALRNSRGTIDLTEEAKLVLGQSVETQNRIFELKARRQELVTRFASSHPSIAAIDRQIASLTGDMNKLNSKIRELPDLEQDVVRLTRDVKVNTDLYTGLLANAQQLRMIRAGKVGSVRVVDTAIPAERPLSPKAPIVIGVAALAGLILGVIAAFLRNALFGGLTDPDEIERYTGLPVLATVPYSDLQDRLWRRARRKNARIPALLAQSNGSTPPIESLRSFRTVLQVAMRDSSNNIVVFTGPLAGVGKSFLSANFAFIQAAVGKRVLLIDADFRRGTLNRYFATSAENGLFEVLAGTVPLEAVTKRNIMNGVDFISTGRVTFDPSELLASEAFGECLHALAADYDIVIVDTAPVLSSSDAAVVGAHAAAVMVVVRSGMNTVGEIRETNKRLQQAGAPVAGVVFNGLKLQSEGWGYRSKYGPYRYSRASYYGENQP, encoded by the coding sequence ATGAAGCAGCCTCCTCTCCAGCTGGAATACGCCAATACCGGCGCCGCCACGCCCGACACGCCGATGATGTCGTATGTGGATGTATTGCTGGCGAACCGTTTCATGATCATCGTCGTGACCGTGCTCGCCACACTGATCGGCGTCGCGTACTACATGGTCAAGCCACCCGTCTACCAATCCGACATCGCGGTACAGGTGGAAGAGGAGTTGCCGACCGGGCAAAGGACGAGCACGCTGAGCGACGTGTCGTCGATCTTCGACATCAAGCAGGCCGCCTCGGGGGAAATGGAGATCCTGCGTTCGCGCATGGTCGTCGGCCACGCCGTGGACTATTACCAGCTCTACGTGCATGCGAGTCCCGACTACTTTCCCGTGATCGGCCGCTGGCTGGCCAAGCGGCACGAGAGCTTTGCCTTGCCGGAAGCGGTCACCAGCGCCATCCCCGGCGGCTGGGCATGGGGCGGCGAGCGCATCCAGGTCAACCGCATCGACGTCCCCGACGACCTGATAGGCAAGAAGCTGCGCGTGGTGGCGCTGGGCGGCGGCGCCTATGAGCTTATCGATCCCGTGCACGACCGCCGCTTCGAGGGCAGGGTGGGCCAGCTGGAGCGCTTCGAAGTGCCGGGCGGCGCGATCGAAGTGCAGATCGACACGCTGCAGGCGCGGCCCGAAACCAACTTCACCATCGTGCGCGATTCGCGCCTGGAGGCCATCGAGTCGCTGCAGGCGCGCATGGGGATTTTCGAGCGCGGCCGCCAATCCAATGTGATAGGCGTCACCCTGCAGGGGCAGGAACCGGTGCTGACCGCGGCCGTGCTGAACGAGATCGGCCAGGAATACGTGCGGCAGAACATCAACCGCAAGACGGCCCAGGCGGAAAAGTCCCTGGCCTTCCTGGATCAGCAACTGCCCGTGCTGAAGAAGCAGCTGGAAGAATCGGAAACGCGCTACAACGCGCTGCGTAATTCGCGCGGCACCATCGACCTGACCGAAGAGGCCAAGCTGGTCCTGGGCCAGTCCGTGGAAACCCAGAACCGCATTTTCGAACTGAAGGCGCGGCGCCAGGAACTCGTGACCCGCTTCGCGTCCTCGCATCCCAGCATCGCCGCCATCGACCGGCAGATCGCCTCGCTGACCGGCGATATGAACAAGCTGAACAGCAAGATCCGCGAGCTGCCCGACCTGGAGCAGGACGTGGTGCGCCTGACCCGCGACGTGAAGGTCAACACCGACCTGTACACGGGCCTGCTGGCCAACGCGCAGCAGCTGCGCATGATACGCGCCGGCAAGGTGGGCAGCGTGCGCGTGGTCGATACCGCCATTCCGGCCGAACGCCCGCTCAGCCCCAAGGCGCCCATTGTGATCGGCGTGGCGGCGCTGGCCGGGCTCATCCTGGGGGTGATCGCCGCCTTCCTGCGCAACGCCTTGTTCGGCGGCCTGACCGACCCCGACGAGATCGAACGCTACACCGGCCTGCCGGTGCTGGCGACCGTGCCCTACAGCGACCTGCAGGACCGCTTGTGGCGGCGCGCCCGGCGCAAGAACGCCCGCATCCCGGCGCTGCTGGCGCAGAGCAACGGCAGTACGCCGCCGATAGAAAGCCTGCGCAGCTTCCGCACGGTACTGCAGGTAGCCATGCGCGATTCGTCCAACAACATCGTGGTGTTCACCGGGCCGCTGGCCGGCGTGGGCAAGTCCTTCCTGTCGGCCAACTTCGCCTTCATCCAGGCGGCGGTGGGCAAGCGGGTACTGCTGATCGACGCCGACTTCCGCCGCGGCACGCTGAACCGCTATTTCGCGACCTCCGCGGAGAACGGCCTGTTCGAGGTCCTGGCGGGCACCGTGCCGCTGGAAGCCGTGACCAAGCGCAATATCATGAACGGCGTGGATTTCATCTCAACGGGACGGGTCACCTTCGATCCCTCCGAATTGCTGGCCTCCGAGGCCTTCGGCGAATGCCTGCATGCGCTGGCGGCCGACTATGACATCGTCATCGTCGACACGGCGCCGGTGCTGTCGTCGTCCGACGCGGCGGTGGTGGGCGCGCATGCCGCGGCCGTCATGGTCGTGGTGCGTTCCGGCATGAACACGGTGGGTGAAATCCGCGAGACCAACAAGCGCCTGCAGCAGGCGGGCGCGCCGGTCGCCGGTGTCGTCTTCAACGGCTTGAAGCTGCAGTCGGAGGGATGGGGCTACCGCTCGAAGTACGGGCCGTACCGCTACTCGCGTGCCTCGTATTACGGCGAGAACCAGCCATAG
- a CDS encoding undecaprenyl-phosphate glucose phosphotransferase, giving the protein MDTSSVYASGRLADTSLLFRLTDAAVVAAVGLAATTWLDARQGPEVAPIHAMLVYLCSFGTIALFPAFRLYTSWRGRSLFDLSVRSFAAWTAVFALGILISFLNHQVGAISRLWALVWYGGTAAGLVGLRLVVHGILREARDRGLDRKRVVMIGFGTLGHDLWRRAAMARSSGYEIAGIYVNTKEHLPAKAHHLTSLSELSPFIREHEVREVWIALPVESSQLVREAIYHLRHDPIDVRWIPDVMSVRLLGHRVDEFLGVPAIELNSLPAAGIRGMAKEVFDRVFAFCVLLGLSPLLLTIALLIKLTSRGPVLFTQARLGVDGKVFRVYKFRSMTVHREQHGTVTQATRNDARVTSIGAFLRRTSLDELPQFINVLRGEMSVVGPRPHALEHNEQYKDVVARYMMRHRVKPGITGWAQVNGFRGQTDTVHKMRDRVEFDLYYIQNWTFLMDLRIIAKTAVSGWTGKNVY; this is encoded by the coding sequence ATGGACACTTCGTCGGTGTACGCATCCGGCAGGCTGGCCGATACCAGCCTGCTGTTTCGATTAACCGATGCCGCGGTCGTCGCCGCGGTGGGATTGGCCGCGACCACATGGCTGGACGCGCGGCAAGGACCGGAAGTCGCGCCCATCCACGCGATGCTGGTTTATCTATGCAGCTTCGGCACGATCGCGCTGTTCCCGGCCTTCCGCCTGTACACGTCATGGCGCGGCCGCAGCCTGTTCGACCTGTCCGTGCGCAGTTTCGCCGCGTGGACGGCGGTGTTCGCGCTGGGCATTCTTATCAGCTTCCTCAATCACCAGGTGGGCGCGATATCGCGCTTGTGGGCGCTGGTGTGGTACGGCGGCACCGCGGCGGGCCTGGTGGGCCTGCGGCTGGTCGTGCACGGCATCCTGCGCGAGGCGCGCGACCGCGGGCTGGACCGCAAGCGCGTCGTGATGATCGGCTTCGGCACGCTGGGCCATGATCTGTGGCGGCGCGCGGCCATGGCGCGCAGCAGCGGCTACGAGATCGCGGGCATCTACGTCAACACCAAGGAACATCTGCCCGCCAAGGCGCACCACCTGACATCGCTGAGCGAGCTGTCGCCCTTCATCCGCGAGCACGAGGTGCGGGAGGTCTGGATCGCCCTGCCGGTGGAATCCAGCCAGCTGGTGCGCGAGGCCATCTATCACCTGCGCCACGACCCCATCGACGTGCGCTGGATTCCGGATGTGATGTCCGTGCGGCTGCTGGGCCATCGCGTCGACGAATTCCTGGGCGTGCCGGCGATCGAACTGAACAGCCTGCCCGCGGCGGGCATACGCGGCATGGCCAAGGAGGTATTCGATCGCGTCTTCGCCTTCTGCGTGCTGCTTGGCCTGTCGCCGCTGCTCCTGACCATCGCCCTGTTGATCAAGCTGACTTCGCGCGGGCCCGTGCTGTTCACCCAGGCGCGCCTGGGCGTGGACGGCAAGGTGTTCCGCGTCTACAAGTTCCGCAGCATGACGGTGCATCGCGAGCAGCATGGCACGGTGACGCAGGCCACGCGCAACGACGCGCGCGTGACATCGATCGGCGCCTTCCTGCGGCGGACCAGCCTGGACGAGCTGCCGCAGTTCATCAATGTGCTGCGCGGCGAGATGTCCGTGGTCGGACCGCGTCCGCACGCGCTCGAACACAACGAGCAATACAAGGATGTGGTGGCCCGCTACATGATGCGCCATCGCGTCAAGCCGGGCATCACGGGCTGGGCCCAGGTGAACGGCTTCCGCGGCCAGACCGATACCGTCCACAAAATGCGCGACCGCGTGGAGTTCGATCTGTACTACATCCAGAACTGGACCTTCCTGATGGACCTGCGCATCATCGCCAAGACCGCCGTGTCGGGCTGGACCGGGAAAAATGTCTATTGA
- a CDS encoding polysaccharide biosynthesis/export family protein — translation MNTTLRTLCRGALMVALVSLLGACAFAPGMRYKPDFLVDPNDPNSKVQVTAITPRVAMEQTKANEQPVGDNVRKLLGTPSPYVIGPGDILSIVVWDHPELVLPTQTYSIGTGPTELTFGDTGAGIPGYPVSSDGYIQFPYVGLVKVAGLTEAQVRSSLIRGSANYIQDPQITVRVLGYRSKRVFVEGEVKTPGPLPITDVPMTLPQAINTAGGVLPTADRSRVYVTRNGQTTRVDLPALQQAGIDPTSILLHSNDIVRVVPRDENKVYVMGEVTQPLALTMRDGVLSLGDALGETGGPSQLTSEPADIYVVRSMPNATPEVFRLDSASPQAMAVAQKFPLQSKDVVFVDAGNLVRWNRFISLLFPSAQTVQTVDAVRRD, via the coding sequence ATGAACACGACACTACGCACGCTGTGCCGGGGCGCCCTTATGGTGGCGCTCGTTTCGTTATTGGGCGCTTGCGCGTTCGCGCCGGGCATGCGGTACAAGCCCGACTTTCTGGTCGATCCCAACGATCCGAATTCGAAGGTGCAAGTCACCGCCATAACGCCGCGGGTCGCGATGGAACAGACCAAGGCGAACGAACAGCCGGTGGGCGATAACGTTCGTAAACTTCTCGGCACGCCGTCGCCGTATGTCATCGGCCCGGGCGACATCCTTTCGATTGTGGTCTGGGACCACCCCGAACTAGTGCTTCCGACGCAAACCTACAGTATCGGTACGGGGCCGACCGAACTCACCTTTGGCGATACGGGTGCAGGTATTCCGGGCTATCCGGTGTCCTCGGATGGCTACATTCAGTTCCCCTATGTCGGTCTTGTGAAGGTAGCCGGGTTGACGGAGGCCCAGGTCCGCAGCAGCTTGATACGCGGCTCGGCCAACTATATTCAGGATCCTCAAATCACGGTGCGCGTGCTAGGTTATCGCAGCAAACGCGTATTCGTTGAAGGCGAGGTGAAGACGCCGGGACCGCTGCCCATCACTGATGTGCCCATGACCCTGCCGCAGGCGATCAACACGGCGGGCGGCGTGCTGCCCACCGCGGATCGCAGCCGTGTCTATGTGACCCGAAACGGGCAGACGACGCGTGTGGATTTGCCGGCGCTGCAGCAGGCGGGCATCGATCCGACGTCCATCCTGCTGCACTCCAACGATATCGTCCGCGTCGTGCCGCGCGACGAGAACAAGGTGTATGTGATGGGAGAAGTGACGCAGCCGCTGGCGCTGACGATGCGCGACGGTGTGCTGTCGCTGGGCGACGCCTTGGGCGAAACCGGCGGCCCCAGCCAGTTGACCAGTGAACCGGCGGACATCTATGTGGTCCGCTCCATGCCGAACGCCACACCGGAGGTATTCAGACTGGACAGCGCATCACCGCAAGCCATGGCGGTTGCCCAGAAATTCCCGTTGCAGTCCAAGGACGTGGTGTTTGTCGACGCGGGCAACCTGGTGCGGTGGAATCGCTTTATTTCGCTCTTGTTCCCCAGCGCGCAGACCGTCCAGACCGTGGACGCCGTGCGCCGCGACTAA